A genomic segment from Fusarium keratoplasticum isolate Fu6.1 chromosome 10, whole genome shotgun sequence encodes:
- a CDS encoding 3-isopropylmalate dehydrogenase, translating to MAEHNIVVFAGDHCGPEVVAEAIKVIKTVEELSPTAGKFNLQDLLLGGCSIDQTGSPLTDEALAAAKAADAVLLGAIGGPKWGTGAVRPEQGLLKLRSEMSAYGNLRPCFFASDALVESSPLKASVCRGIDMMLVRELTSGLYFGERKEYDGHNAFDTAVYTKPEIERIARMGGYLARTRGDSRVISLDKANVLATSRLWRSVVEEVYKNEFPELKVEHQLIDSAAMIMVKNPTQLNGVMIAPNLAGDILSDEASAIAGSIGLLPSASLCGIPSSPVPGIYEPIHGSAPDISGKGIVNPIGTILSVAMMFRYSLNLAHEAKIVEDAVRTAIDAGLRTKDMGGSTSTAEAGDAIVAELVKILKA from the exons ATGGCGGAACACAACATTGTTGTTTTTGCGGGCGACCACTGCGGTCCAGAG GTTGTCGCTGAGGCAATCAAG GTTATCAAGACGGTCGAGGAGCTGAGCCCGACTGCTGGCAAATTCAATCTGCAGGACCTCCTGCTCGGAGGG TGCTCCATCGACCAGACCGGCTCCCCCCTCACAGACgaggccctcgccgccgccaaagCCGCCGACGCCGTGCTCCTCGGCGCCATCGGCGGCCCTAAATGGGGCACCGGCGCCGTCCGCCCGGAGCAGGGCCTCCTAAAGCTACGCAGTGAGATGTCTGCCTATGGAAACCTCCGCCCCTGCTTCTTCGCGTCCGATGCCCTCGTCGAGTCCTCCCCCCTGAAGGCGTCCGTCTGCCGCGGCATCGACATGATGTTAGTCCGGGAGTTAACCTCAGGCCTGTATTTCGGAGAGCGAAAAGAGTACGATGGGCACAATGCGTTCGACACTGCTGTTTACACGAAACCAGAAATCGAGCGTATCGCGCGGATGGGCGGCTACCTGGCCAGGACTAGGGGAGACTCGCGGGTTATCTCGCTAGACAAGGCAAACGTGCTGGCGACAAGCAGACTCTGGCGTTCTGTCGTTGAGGAGGTCTATAAAAACGAGTTCCCTGAGCTGAAGGTTGAGCATCAGCTTATTGACAGCGCGGCCATGATTATGGTCAAGAACCCGACGCAGCTGAATGGCGTCATGATAGCGCCCAACTTGGCAG GGGATATTCTCAGCGACGAGGCGAGCGCCATAGCTGGAAGCATAGGGCTCCTCCCGAGCGCGAGTCTCTGCGGGATTCCGAGCTCTCCAGTGCCTGGTATCTATGAACCAATTCATG GTAGCGCGCCGGACATATCAGGGAAAGGGATTGTC AATCCCATTGGCACCATCCTTTCCGTGGCCATGATGTTCCGGTACTCTCTGAATCTCGCCCACGAGGCTAAAATCGTCGAGGACGCGGTCCGCACCGCCATCGACGCCGGGCTGAGAACCAAGGACATGGGCGGCAGCACGAGCACCGCAGAAGCAGGAGATGCCATCGTTGCTGAGCTGGTCAAGATTCTCAAGGCGTGA